The nucleotide window tttccatggtcgtcatcaaaaggggggtctctcatccgaggctggttgttgctattcgctggggttgttttttttacgtggcgggtcccaaaccctgcgcacaaccctatgtaggggatatttcgccttctcacgttagctcgccttcaaacggatgttcttaggctacccagaggatacttggtcaaagaccggaagtcgtgagctgcttgagtcatatgtaaaagaatcgtttctggccactcccaagtgaatggcgatcagagaactttcctcacttgcgtgaacttctacatatgactccaagacattacattttataaattcagTCTCCATTTCGTAGTGttcataaaaccaaaaacatgattttatttcattggcgcccgagcagatCAAAATACGCAAACACATCAAAATGACACATTAAAATGAccgcacaaataaaaaaaaaaccagcaAATCGATGCACGCAAACAAGTGACTATGCAAATAAGAGAACTTGAATCCCTCGAAACGTCTAACATTTTCCGAAATTTTTTAACCTTAGGAACACTACACTAATGTGAGGGCCTTATCCAGAAACGTATGACCATTATAAGGACAACTACAATGAATATTACTCTTTTGAAAATCCTGAATACCAACCTAACGAACACAATCATCAGTACAACTAAAAAAACAACGACATCTCAGACATTCATTTTTTAAGCTGAAAAACTCTTCGTTGCCTTACTTTAATTGTAGCACGGAAAATCCAAAATGACAAGAACTTTTTCGGTAATTCAGTGGGTGGAAGAACAGAAATTACTCATCATAAGTACGCCAACCTGTTTAACCtaccaaatataaatataaagttttatcTTCTCGCTTTTCTCACATCTTTTCATGGAATACTTGGCAATGATACTCTTGAAGAACTATCCACAATCTTCATACTAAAGATAATTTCAGTACCATAAACAATTCATATCGAATAAAACTAAAGCAACTATTGTCACAAGACGTAAATCACGTTATTATTAGATATAATCACATGAACATCTTccaaaaagaaataatgaaatcaataataaacaaacatttcaaCCTTTTCTCCGACCCTAATGAAAAACTTACTTATACTACTTATTTGTAGTGTAAGTAAGTTCGCCAATATTAAAACCAACTCCAATACAGCAGTTTATACAAAGTATTATCCATACCCCATGTCTCTAATATAAGAAGTagaaaagcaaatacaaaaactacTGGACGATAGAATCATAATAGCATTTAAAAAATGGATGTTTGTAATTATTTGtactaatatttgttttctgctaCTCTATACATCTATACTCACGAAAACTCAGAGCTATTGCATTTCTAATAGCCGATGCTGTTACATCATTTTCCCCAGCTCTTGTAGTGTGGTGTGGTTGAATTTCTGTACTTATTTCTGCAGCATCTTGGATCCACGAAGATGGAATTtcatcattttcaatttttagaaaattgtgcaaaatacaGCATTCATGTATAATAACGTTAACGTTTTTTGGAGCTACCGGTAAACCTCTGCCTATTTTTCTAAATCGGGCTTTTAGTTGACCGAAAGCATTCTCTATAACTCTGCGACATTTGGATAAACGATAgttaaatgttttttctaaCACTGGTTGATTTGGTGAGTATGGAAAAGGCTTCATCATGTAACGCGACAATCGAAAGGTTGAATCGCCAATAAGTAATACGGGGACATTAACATCTCCAATCATTTTGATGCTCTGAGCAAAAATATCGGCGGTTTCatggaatttttttaaggaaCTACTTTCAAAAATGTACGAATCGTTGTTTCTTTCAGTTGACCcaacatgtatatatgtaaattttgatctataaaatagtgaaagaatttatataaatatttccaataagtactatatattaaatttacctATAGTCGCAACTTGCCAGCAGAACAACCGAATACCACCCCTTATAATTGTAATAATCGATCGCATCTTCCTTTTTCGGCTGAACCTCAATGTGGCAGCCATCTATTGCTCCAAAACATTGCGGAAAACCAAGGTGTGCAAAACCTTGTACATTTCGCTCTACTTCTTCTGTGCTTGGGGGATAGGAATTGATGCAATCTGATAAAGTTGTGCACACAGCTTTGCAAAAATCCACAACTATTTCCCCAACTGTGGTGCGTCCTACGCCAAATAAACTTGCTACAGTTCTGTATTCCGCTGAAGAACCTAACGCATACAACGCAATAGCCACTCTTTTCTGAAGTGGAATGCAAAATCGCATGTTGCTGTTGGACTTTCCGATTTCCTTAAccttttcacatattttgtgAAAAGCTTCCTTGTTTAGACGAAAGTTTTCTTTAAATCGGATGTCATCCATCTTTTCGACATCGTACTCCCAAAAACTGCCATTGCGGTCCTTTTATTaataacatatataaatgaggggtataaaatattaatattcaatatataatatattaaacttaCAAATATCCAGGCGCTTCTTTCCCTTATTTCCGAAGATGCCACTTTGGTACTAGTTTCCAGTATCGCTTTTGTCAATTCATTCATCGTTTTAATCTTTTGAAGCAGATTCACTAGTAATGTATTTATTCTTTTGTTTACCAAATTGTGGTTTTGCATCATCTGTGCGGCTAACAATCGCAATGCTTGTCTTctatccatttttgttttataaaattgaaaatgttattaatatgcCAATCAGCTGTTCGGTAACTCGCTTTGCTGCTGTCTGTCACCTATAAATTTGGATCTGATTAAGGGCGCAGTTAATCAGGGTtaacgctgccgtctgtcaaGGCTATAACGCCGTTCCCCATAAAATTCCCCCATTTGGATCGTTCAAAAAACGGATAAAAAACACAGGTTAGTAATACATTTTAGAAAGCTTAACTCACTCACAATAGCCGATCGCTACCCAATCCCTGATATAAATGAAGTTTTGGCAGAGCTaggcaaaaataattttttttcggtaaTAGATCAGAAAAGCGGTTTCCACCAGATTCTATTAAAATAATCTGACATTGAGAAGACACCTTTCTCAGTTAAAAATGGCAAATACGAATTTACACGTTAGCCGTTCGACTtaaagaatatatacatatacatatcttcccgtagttcctaggtg belongs to Bactrocera dorsalis isolate Fly_Bdor chromosome 1, ASM2337382v1, whole genome shotgun sequence and includes:
- the LOC125775360 gene encoding putative nuclease HARBI1; its protein translation is MDRRQALRLLAAQMMQNHNLVNKRINTLLVNLLQKIKTMNELTKAILETSTKVASSEIRERSAWIFDRNGSFWEYDVEKMDDIRFKENFRLNKEAFHKICEKVKEIGKSNSNMRFCIPLQKRVAIALYALGSSAEYRTVASLFGVGRTTVGEIVVDFCKAVCTTLSDCINSYPPSTEEVERNVQGFAHLGFPQCFGAIDGCHIEVQPKKEDAIDYYNYKGWYSVVLLASCDYRSKFTYIHVGSTERNNDSYIFESSSLKKFHETADIFAQSIKMIGDVNVPVLLIGDSTFRLSRYMMKPFPYSPNQPVLEKTFNYRLSKCRRVIENAFGQLKARFRKIGRGLPVAPKNVNVIIHECCILHNFLKIENDEIPSSWIQDAAEISTEIQPHHTTRAGENDVTASAIRNAIALSFREYRCIE